One Paraglaciecola mesophila genomic region harbors:
- the gltA gene encoding citrate synthase: MADNKATLKAGDVEVELPILSGTAGHDVIDVRTLGASGYFTFDPGFMATGSCESSITYIDGAKGILLHRGYSIEDLARDADYIEVCYMLLHDKTPTTEEYLEFKETITRHTLVHDQVNNFFRGFRRDAHPMAMLCGTVGAMASFYHDDLDISDADQRLRSAYRLVAKMPTLVAMCYKYNIGQPFVYPRNDLSYAENFLNMMFSVPAEDYKISPVVARAVDRIFTLHADHEQNASTSTVRLAGSSGANPYACIAAGVASLWGPAHGGANEACLNMLQEIGSVDRIPEFIERAKDKNDPFRLMGFGHRVYKNFDPRATVMRESCHEVLAELNIDDPLLNVAMELERIALSDPYFAEKKLFPNVDFYSGIILKAIGIPTNMFTCIFALARTVGWVSHWHEMLSQPGQKIGRPRQLYTGEAQRKYNKIDK; the protein is encoded by the coding sequence ATGGCAGACAATAAAGCCACTTTGAAAGCAGGTGATGTAGAGGTTGAACTACCGATTCTATCTGGTACTGCAGGGCATGATGTAATCGATGTACGTACGTTGGGTGCCAGCGGTTATTTCACTTTCGATCCGGGCTTTATGGCGACAGGTTCTTGTGAGTCGTCGATTACATACATTGACGGAGCAAAAGGTATTTTACTGCACCGCGGATATTCTATCGAAGATTTGGCCCGCGACGCTGATTACATCGAAGTATGCTACATGTTGCTTCATGACAAGACGCCAACTACCGAAGAATATCTTGAGTTTAAAGAGACGATTACTCGCCATACCTTGGTTCACGATCAAGTCAATAACTTCTTCCGTGGCTTCCGTCGCGACGCGCACCCCATGGCAATGCTGTGCGGAACCGTAGGAGCTATGGCATCGTTTTACCATGATGATTTAGATATTTCAGACGCAGATCAACGACTACGTAGTGCATATCGTCTAGTCGCGAAAATGCCGACCTTGGTTGCCATGTGTTACAAGTACAATATTGGTCAACCATTTGTCTATCCACGTAATGACTTGTCTTACGCTGAAAACTTCTTAAACATGATGTTCTCTGTGCCTGCTGAAGATTATAAAATCAGTCCAGTAGTGGCTCGTGCAGTTGATAGAATTTTCACGTTGCACGCGGATCACGAACAAAATGCTTCAACATCTACCGTACGTTTAGCAGGTTCATCTGGTGCTAACCCTTATGCGTGTATCGCGGCAGGTGTTGCTTCTCTTTGGGGACCGGCACACGGTGGTGCTAACGAAGCATGTCTGAATATGCTTCAAGAGATTGGTTCAGTGGACCGTATCCCTGAATTTATTGAGCGCGCGAAAGATAAAAATGACCCCTTCCGTTTGATGGGCTTCGGTCATCGTGTTTACAAGAATTTTGACCCTCGCGCTACCGTGATGCGTGAAAGCTGCCATGAAGTATTAGCCGAATTGAACATTGACGATCCTTTGTTGAATGTGGCAATGGAATTAGAGCGTATCGCTCTTAGTGACCCGTACTTCGCAGAGAAGAAATTATTCCCGAATGTCGATTTTTATTCGGGTATCATTCTTAAAGCTATCGGTATTCCAACGAATATGTTCACCTGTATTTTTGCATTAGCGAGAACAGTAGGATGGGTATCTCATTGGCATGAAATGTTAAGCCAACCAGGACAAAAAATTGGACGTCCTCGTCAGCTTTATACCGGCGAAGCACAACGTAAATACAATAAAATTGACAAGTAA
- the sdhC gene encoding succinate dehydrogenase, cytochrome b556 subunit: MKKQRPVNLQLNTISFPPAAITSILHRITGVAMFFALLFVIWAWAESVSSPDGFAFVQEQMSGVIGKIIAIGTISALTYHILGGLRHLVMDMGHWEELESGNNSAKIVIGLWIVLTVVVGVLLC; the protein is encoded by the coding sequence GTGAAAAAGCAGAGACCAGTTAATTTACAATTAAACACAATCAGTTTTCCCCCTGCAGCTATAACTTCTATCCTTCATCGCATTACCGGCGTCGCAATGTTTTTTGCGTTACTGTTTGTGATTTGGGCGTGGGCGGAATCTGTATCTTCTCCTGATGGCTTCGCCTTCGTGCAAGAGCAAATGTCAGGCGTAATCGGTAAAATAATCGCTATCGGTACTATCTCAGCACTGACGTATCACATTCTTGGCGGACTTCGTCACCTTGTAATGGACATGGGCCACTGGGAAGAACTTGAGTCAGGCAACAACAGCGCGAAAATCGTTATTGGCTTATGGATCGTACTGACTGTCGTTGTAGGAGTTTTATTATGCTAA
- the sdhD gene encoding succinate dehydrogenase, hydrophobic membrane anchor protein: MLTNQASFKRDGVQDYVTVRATAIIMTVFSLYMAWFFLSTETVTYEIWRGLFSSLGMKVFTFAALVSVMLHIRIGFWQVLTDYVKSTGLRAVVQFFINLVAFVYVAVGLFVLWGL, from the coding sequence ATGCTAACTAACCAAGCGAGCTTTAAACGCGATGGTGTTCAAGATTACGTGACTGTACGTGCCACTGCGATCATTATGACTGTGTTTAGTCTATACATGGCGTGGTTTTTCCTTAGCACTGAGACTGTGACCTACGAAATTTGGCGTGGCTTATTTTCGTCATTAGGCATGAAGGTTTTCACGTTTGCAGCGTTAGTATCTGTCATGTTGCATATTAGAATCGGTTTTTGGCAAGTGCTAACTGATTACGTTAAATCAACAGGCCTTCGTGCTGTTGTACAATTTTTTATTAACCTAGTGGCGTTTGTATACGTTGCTGTAGGTTTGTTTGTTTTGTGGGGTCTATAA
- the sdhA gene encoding succinate dehydrogenase flavoprotein subunit has translation MSIPVHEFDAVVIGAGGAGMRAALQISESGKSCALLSKVFPTRSHTVSAQGGITVALGNSHEDNWEWHMYDTVKGSDYIGDQDAIEYMCKTGPEAIIEMENMGLPFSRFENGKIYQRPFGGQSQNFGGEQGARTAAAADRTGHALLHLLYQQNVKNKTKVFSEWYALDLVKNQDGDVVGCTAIDIESGEVVFFKSKAVVLATGGAGRIFASTTNAHINTGDGVGMAIRAGVPMQDMEMWQFHPTGIAGAGTLVTEGCRGEGGYLLNKDGERFMERYAPNAKDLAGRDVVARSMMTEIREGRGCEGPWGTHIKLKLDHLGKDVLESRLPGILELSRTFAHVDPVKEPIPVIPTCHYMMGGIPTNVDGQAISIDAQGNEKPIKGLFACGEIACVSVHGANRLGGNSLLDLVVFGRATGLHLGEAIDGIDAREASSDDVDAAMSRFNRWENSEAGKGEDPVQIKKDLQKCMQLNFSVFREGDAMAEGLKELGEIRERLKSARLDDKSSDFNTARIECLELDNLMETAYSTAVAANFRTESRGAHSRFDFPDRDDDNWLCHSIYLPEGDKMLKRDVNMTPKLREAFPPKARTY, from the coding sequence ATGAGTATTCCAGTTCACGAGTTTGATGCGGTCGTTATTGGTGCCGGCGGCGCTGGCATGCGTGCAGCATTGCAAATTTCTGAGTCAGGTAAATCTTGTGCGTTATTGTCTAAAGTTTTCCCAACGCGCTCACATACAGTATCTGCTCAAGGTGGTATTACGGTAGCGCTGGGTAACTCCCACGAAGATAACTGGGAATGGCACATGTATGACACCGTTAAAGGGTCAGACTATATTGGCGACCAAGACGCCATTGAGTACATGTGTAAAACAGGCCCTGAAGCGATTATTGAAATGGAGAACATGGGCTTACCCTTCTCTCGTTTTGAAAATGGTAAAATCTACCAACGTCCGTTCGGTGGCCAATCACAAAACTTTGGTGGTGAGCAAGGCGCTCGTACCGCTGCAGCGGCTGACCGTACTGGTCACGCGCTATTACATTTGTTGTATCAACAAAACGTAAAAAATAAAACCAAAGTGTTTAGCGAATGGTATGCACTTGATTTAGTTAAAAACCAAGACGGTGACGTGGTTGGTTGTACCGCAATTGATATTGAAAGCGGTGAAGTCGTTTTCTTCAAATCTAAAGCGGTTGTGTTAGCAACAGGTGGAGCGGGGCGTATTTTCGCATCTACCACGAATGCGCACATTAATACTGGTGACGGCGTTGGGATGGCTATTCGCGCTGGCGTTCCTATGCAAGACATGGAAATGTGGCAGTTCCACCCAACTGGGATTGCTGGAGCCGGTACTTTGGTAACCGAAGGCTGTCGTGGTGAAGGTGGTTATCTTCTTAATAAAGACGGTGAACGCTTTATGGAACGTTATGCGCCAAATGCGAAAGATTTGGCAGGGCGTGACGTTGTAGCACGTTCTATGATGACGGAAATTCGTGAAGGTCGTGGTTGTGAAGGCCCTTGGGGTACGCATATTAAACTTAAGCTAGACCATTTAGGCAAGGACGTTCTTGAGTCACGTTTGCCTGGTATTCTTGAGCTATCTCGTACTTTTGCACACGTTGACCCAGTAAAAGAACCGATTCCGGTTATTCCTACTTGTCATTATATGATGGGTGGTATTCCAACTAATGTAGATGGTCAAGCGATTAGCATCGATGCACAAGGTAATGAAAAACCTATTAAAGGCTTATTTGCTTGTGGTGAAATTGCCTGTGTATCTGTACATGGTGCTAACCGTTTAGGCGGTAACTCATTACTAGATTTAGTGGTGTTTGGCCGTGCAACAGGTTTACACCTTGGCGAAGCAATTGATGGCATTGATGCTCGTGAAGCGTCAAGTGATGACGTTGATGCGGCTATGTCACGCTTTAACCGCTGGGAAAATTCCGAAGCGGGTAAAGGCGAAGATCCTGTACAAATCAAGAAAGACCTACAAAAATGCATGCAGCTTAACTTCTCAGTATTCCGTGAAGGTGATGCGATGGCTGAAGGTCTTAAAGAGCTGGGTGAAATTCGTGAACGTCTTAAATCAGCCCGTTTGGACGACAAGAGCAGTGATTTCAACACCGCGCGTATTGAGTGTCTTGAGTTAGACAACCTAATGGAAACAGCTTATAGCACAGCCGTAGCGGCTAACTTCCGTACTGAGAGCCGTGGTGCGCACAGTCGCTTCGATTTCCCTGACCGCGATGACGATAATTGGTTATGTCACTCTATTTACTTGCCTGAAGGGGACAAGATGTTGAAACGTGATGTAAACATGACACCTAAACTACGTGAAGCTTTCCCTCCGAAAGCTAGAACTTACTAA
- a CDS encoding succinate dehydrogenase iron-sulfur subunit: MQLTFSVYRYNPDVDNAPRMQDYKLEVEEGQDMMVLDALIALKEQDPTLSFRRSCREGVCGSDGVNMNGKNGLACITPLSALGNKKIVIRPLPGLPVVRDLVVDMTQFYTQYEKIKPFLINDNNQPPAREFLQSPEEREKLDGLYECILCACCSTSCPSFWWNPDKFIGPAGLLHAYRFLADSRDTATEQRLGDLDDAFSVFRCHGIMNCVSVCPKGLNPTKAIGHIKSMLLQRAV; this comes from the coding sequence ATGCAATTAACATTTTCTGTTTATCGCTATAATCCAGATGTAGACAATGCTCCTCGTATGCAAGACTACAAGCTAGAGGTTGAAGAAGGCCAAGACATGATGGTGCTTGATGCACTTATCGCGTTGAAAGAACAAGATCCGACTTTGTCATTCCGCCGCTCGTGCCGTGAAGGTGTGTGTGGTTCTGACGGGGTTAATATGAACGGTAAAAATGGTTTGGCGTGCATTACGCCTTTGTCTGCCCTTGGCAACAAAAAAATCGTTATTCGTCCATTACCAGGCTTACCTGTCGTGCGTGATTTAGTGGTTGATATGACACAGTTCTACACGCAATATGAGAAAATTAAGCCTTTCTTGATCAATGACAACAATCAGCCTCCTGCGCGTGAGTTTTTACAATCGCCTGAAGAGCGTGAAAAGCTAGACGGTTTATACGAGTGTATTTTATGTGCTTGTTGTTCAACGTCTTGCCCTTCGTTCTGGTGGAACCCTGATAAATTTATCGGCCCAGCGGGTTTGCTACATGCATATCGCTTCTTGGCTGATAGTCGAGATACCGCAACAGAGCAACGTTTAGGTGATCTTGATGATGCGTTTAGTGTGTTCCGTTGTCACGGGATCATGAACTGCGTTAGCGTATGTCCGAAAGGACTTAACCCCACTAAAGCAATCGGACATATCAAGTCCATGTTATTGCAGCGGGCTGTTTAG
- a CDS encoding 2-oxoglutarate dehydrogenase E1 component: MQQSVMKAWWDSSHMAGGNAAYVEELYEAYLEDAKSVSDEWRAIFDKLPKVEGAELEIKHSEIRNQFRALAALGPVARAGNVSSGTSNASDEKQVKVLQLINAYRFRGHQHANLDPLELWKQPRVRDLELSHHSLSEQDFDTVFNVGSYAIGQDSMKLGDLFKSLNRTYCGSIGTEYMHITDTEQKRWLQDRIESVQAKPEIPRDEKVSILKGLISADGMEKYLGAKFPGAKRFSLEGGDALVPMLKGLISHAGECGTKEVVVGMAHRGRINVLVNVLGKNPSVLFDEFSGKHDNTLGAGDVKYHAGYSSDFATPGGNVHLALAFNPSHLEIVNPVVIGSVRARLDRRNCDDGSVVLPITIHGDSAIAGQGVVQETFNMSQTRGFKVGGTVRIVINNQVGFTTSNTEDTRSTQYCTDIAKMVQAPIFHVNSDDPEAVMFVTKLALDYRNKFKRDVVIDLVCYRRHGHNEADEPSATQPLMYKKIKKHPVPRQLYADQLLAEGSIESHEIDKLVSDYRAALDHGACVVEEWRPMTEHSVDWTPYLGHDWTAPYDGQISVEKLKDLGEKLCSYPEDHKLQSRVAKLYQDRRAMVAGEKPLDWGMAENLAYASIVDAGSNIRMTGQDSGRGTFFHRHAVLHGQNSGEAYMPLAHLHENQGTMEIYDSVLSEAAVLAFEFGYATAEPGTLTIWEAQFGDFANGAQVVIDQFLSSGEAKWGRLCGLTMLLPHGYEGQGPEHSSARLERFLQMCADHNWQVCVPSTPAQVFNMLRRQAIRPMRKPLIVMSPKSLLRHPLAVSSLEELSSGVFKNVIDEIDEIDAAKVKRVVMCSGKVYYDLLDQRRKSEQDDIAIIRIEQLYPFPHTEIEPIVNKFKHVTDWVWCQEEPQNQGAWYCSQHHFWSAIPDGAKLSYAGRSASASPAVGYISVHNQQQKDLVDDALTIK, translated from the coding sequence ATGCAACAAAGCGTGATGAAAGCATGGTGGGATTCTTCTCACATGGCTGGTGGCAACGCTGCTTATGTAGAAGAACTATACGAAGCATATCTTGAAGACGCGAAAAGCGTATCTGATGAATGGCGTGCTATTTTCGACAAATTACCCAAGGTGGAAGGCGCTGAGCTTGAAATTAAGCACAGTGAAATTCGAAACCAATTTCGAGCATTAGCTGCATTAGGTCCTGTTGCTCGAGCAGGAAACGTATCAAGTGGTACTTCTAATGCTAGCGATGAAAAGCAGGTAAAAGTGTTACAGCTTATTAATGCTTATCGTTTCCGCGGTCACCAACACGCCAATCTTGATCCTCTCGAACTTTGGAAACAACCCAGAGTACGTGATCTAGAATTGTCTCATCACTCGTTGTCAGAACAAGATTTCGATACAGTATTTAATGTTGGTTCTTACGCCATAGGGCAAGACAGCATGAAGTTAGGTGATTTATTCAAATCACTTAATCGTACTTACTGTGGCTCAATCGGCACTGAGTACATGCACATCACTGACACAGAACAAAAGCGCTGGTTGCAAGACCGAATTGAGTCTGTACAGGCAAAGCCCGAAATACCGCGTGATGAAAAGGTGTCGATACTTAAAGGTCTGATTTCAGCCGATGGTATGGAGAAGTACCTAGGGGCTAAATTCCCAGGCGCTAAGCGTTTCTCTCTTGAAGGCGGCGATGCTCTTGTTCCTATGCTTAAAGGCTTGATTAGTCATGCAGGCGAGTGTGGAACGAAAGAAGTGGTTGTTGGTATGGCTCACCGAGGACGTATTAACGTTTTGGTAAACGTACTAGGCAAAAACCCCTCAGTTTTATTTGATGAATTTTCAGGTAAACATGACAATACGCTAGGCGCTGGCGATGTAAAATATCATGCGGGTTATTCGTCTGATTTCGCTACCCCAGGTGGTAACGTGCATTTAGCCTTAGCCTTTAACCCTTCACACCTTGAAATTGTGAACCCTGTTGTTATCGGCTCAGTACGCGCACGTCTAGATCGCAGAAATTGCGATGACGGTTCGGTCGTATTGCCTATCACCATTCATGGTGACTCAGCTATTGCTGGGCAAGGTGTCGTACAAGAGACATTTAACATGTCTCAGACCCGTGGCTTTAAAGTTGGCGGTACGGTACGTATCGTAATCAACAACCAAGTGGGTTTCACTACGTCAAATACTGAAGATACTCGTTCTACTCAGTACTGTACTGATATCGCGAAAATGGTCCAAGCGCCTATTTTCCACGTGAACTCAGATGATCCAGAAGCGGTTATGTTCGTCACAAAACTGGCGCTTGATTATCGCAACAAATTTAAACGCGATGTGGTGATTGATTTAGTTTGTTACCGTCGTCACGGTCACAATGAAGCTGATGAGCCAAGTGCGACTCAGCCATTGATGTACAAAAAGATTAAAAAGCATCCTGTGCCGCGTCAATTATATGCGGACCAACTGCTAGCTGAAGGCTCAATTGAGTCTCACGAAATCGACAAGCTTGTCTCAGATTATCGTGCAGCCCTTGATCACGGTGCGTGTGTGGTAGAAGAGTGGCGCCCGATGACTGAGCATTCAGTGGATTGGACCCCGTATCTAGGTCACGACTGGACTGCGCCGTATGATGGGCAAATCAGCGTCGAAAAATTGAAAGACTTAGGGGAAAAGCTATGTAGCTACCCAGAAGATCACAAATTACAATCTCGCGTTGCTAAGCTCTATCAAGATCGCCGGGCAATGGTGGCAGGCGAGAAGCCGCTTGATTGGGGGATGGCTGAAAACTTAGCCTATGCATCTATTGTTGACGCTGGCTCTAACATTCGTATGACCGGTCAAGATTCAGGCCGCGGAACCTTCTTCCATCGTCATGCTGTTCTGCATGGGCAAAATAGTGGTGAAGCGTATATGCCGTTAGCGCATCTACACGAAAATCAAGGCACTATGGAAATCTATGATTCCGTATTGTCAGAAGCGGCTGTACTGGCATTTGAATTTGGCTACGCCACCGCTGAGCCTGGTACGTTGACTATTTGGGAAGCGCAGTTTGGTGACTTTGCTAACGGTGCTCAAGTAGTGATTGACCAATTCCTTAGCTCAGGTGAAGCAAAGTGGGGTCGCCTATGTGGTCTTACTATGTTGTTACCACACGGTTATGAAGGACAAGGTCCTGAACACAGTTCAGCGCGCTTAGAGCGTTTCTTGCAAATGTGTGCCGATCACAACTGGCAAGTATGTGTACCATCAACACCTGCTCAAGTATTTAATATGCTTCGTCGTCAGGCTATTCGCCCTATGCGTAAGCCTCTGATTGTCATGTCACCTAAATCATTGCTTCGTCATCCATTGGCTGTGTCTTCACTTGAAGAACTCTCTAGTGGTGTTTTTAAGAACGTGATTGATGAAATCGACGAAATCGATGCAGCTAAAGTCAAACGTGTCGTGATGTGTTCAGGCAAAGTGTATTATGACTTGCTCGATCAACGTCGTAAGAGTGAGCAGGATGATATTGCCATTATTCGTATTGAGCAGTTGTATCCGTTCCCACACACTGAAATAGAACCTATCGTTAATAAGTTTAAACATGTTACGGATTGGGTTTGGTGTCAAGAAGAGCCACAGAATCAAGGGGCTTGGTATTGTAGCCAGCACCACTTCTGGTCAGCGATTCCCGATGGTGCCAAGCTAAGCTATGCGGGACGCAGTGCATCTGCATCACCTGCTGTAGGATATATCTCTGTTCACAACCAACAGCAAAAAGACTTGGTTGATGATGCATTAACAATTAAATAA
- the odhB gene encoding 2-oxoglutarate dehydrogenase complex dihydrolipoyllysine-residue succinyltransferase, giving the protein MSIDIKVPVLPESVADASIATWHVKVGEQVTRDQNLVDIETDKVVLEVVAPADGVLSDILDEEGATVLGEQVIAKFEEGAGAQKAQEQSAPATEKTSSNKGESVEIKVPVLPESVADATVATWHVQPGEAVSRDQNLVDIETDKVVLEVVAPADGTLSEILAQEGETVMGEQVIANFSAGAAPAKADAPAQASSDDDSSEAENDALSPSVRRLLAEKGIDAANIKGTGKGGRITKEDVEKSLSAPSKAAAPAKDAPAAPSLAGERSEKRVPMTRLRKTIASRLLEAKNSTAMLTTFNEVNMKPIMDLRKQYQESFEKRHGIRLGFMSFYVKAVTEALKRFPEVNASLDGDDICYHNYFDVSIAVSTPRGLVTPVLRDCDTLGMAGIEGGIKELALKGRDGKLSMADMQGGNFTITNGGVFGSLLSTPIINPPQSAILGMHKIQDRPMAVNGKVEILPMMYLALSYDHRIIDGKESVGFLVTIKEMLEDPTRLLLDV; this is encoded by the coding sequence ATGTCAATAGATATTAAAGTACCGGTATTGCCAGAATCTGTGGCCGATGCATCCATTGCCACGTGGCACGTGAAAGTTGGTGAACAGGTGACTCGCGATCAAAACTTGGTCGATATTGAAACCGATAAAGTGGTACTTGAAGTGGTTGCTCCAGCAGATGGCGTATTAAGCGACATTCTGGATGAAGAAGGTGCGACCGTATTAGGCGAGCAAGTGATTGCTAAATTTGAAGAAGGGGCGGGTGCACAAAAAGCGCAAGAGCAAAGTGCACCAGCTACAGAGAAAACATCCAGTAATAAAGGTGAGTCAGTGGAGATTAAAGTACCTGTGCTGCCCGAATCAGTGGCAGATGCAACCGTGGCAACATGGCATGTTCAACCAGGCGAAGCCGTTTCGCGTGATCAAAACTTGGTTGATATTGAAACCGATAAAGTGGTGCTAGAAGTGGTTGCGCCCGCCGATGGCACCTTGAGCGAAATTCTTGCTCAAGAAGGCGAAACGGTTATGGGTGAGCAAGTTATCGCTAACTTCTCAGCTGGTGCAGCACCTGCCAAAGCAGATGCACCTGCACAGGCGAGCAGTGATGATGATAGCAGCGAAGCTGAAAACGATGCGCTTAGTCCTTCTGTACGTCGTTTACTTGCTGAAAAGGGCATTGATGCAGCCAACATTAAAGGCACAGGCAAAGGTGGTCGCATTACTAAAGAAGACGTTGAAAAGTCTCTTTCTGCGCCAAGTAAAGCCGCGGCACCAGCAAAAGACGCACCTGCTGCTCCTTCATTAGCGGGTGAACGAAGCGAAAAACGTGTGCCTATGACACGTTTGCGTAAGACCATTGCAAGTCGCTTACTTGAAGCGAAGAATTCAACGGCAATGCTAACCACTTTCAACGAAGTGAACATGAAGCCTATCATGGACCTTCGTAAACAATACCAAGAGTCGTTCGAGAAGCGTCATGGTATTCGTCTAGGTTTCATGTCGTTCTACGTCAAAGCCGTAACCGAAGCGCTTAAGCGTTTCCCTGAGGTGAATGCATCTCTTGACGGTGATGATATTTGCTACCACAACTACTTCGATGTATCGATTGCGGTTTCTACTCCTCGTGGTCTTGTTACCCCTGTATTGCGTGATTGCGATACCTTGGGAATGGCTGGCATTGAAGGCGGCATTAAAGAGCTTGCACTTAAAGGCCGTGACGGTAAATTGTCAATGGCGGACATGCAAGGTGGTAACTTTACCATCACTAACGGTGGTGTATTTGGTTCATTGCTTTCAACGCCAATTATCAACCCACCACAGAGTGCTATCTTGGGAATGCATAAAATCCAAGATCGTCCTATGGCGGTTAATGGCAAAGTGGAAATTTTGCCTATGATGTATTTAGCACTTTCTTATGATCATAGAATCATCGATGGTAAAGAGTCGGTTGGTTTCTTGGTTACGATCAAAGAAATGCTAGAAGATCCAACGCGTCTGCTACTGGATGTTTAA
- the sucC gene encoding ADP-forming succinate--CoA ligase subunit beta produces MNLHEYQGKQLFAEYGLPVSEGYAAETPQAAVEAADRIGGTEWVVKCQVHAGGRGKAGGVKLVKNKDDIKAFAQKWLGQNLVTYQTDEAGQPVSKILVESCTDIAQELYLGAVVDRASRRVVFMASTEGGVEIETVAEETPEKILKAEIDPLVGAQPYQAREIAFKLGLKGVQIKQFTQIFMGLAKLFEEKDIALIEVNPLVIKDDGNLHCLDAKVAMDSNAAYRQPKLQEMHDPSQEDAREAQAAKWELNYVALDGNIGCMVNGAGLAMGTMDIVNLHGGSPANFLDVGGGATKERVAEAFKIILSDSNVAAVLVNIFGGIVRCDMIAEGIIGAVKEVGVTIPVVVRLEGTNAELGREVLANSGLDIIAASSLTDAAKQVVKAAGGAA; encoded by the coding sequence ATGAATTTGCATGAATATCAGGGTAAACAATTATTCGCTGAATACGGTTTACCTGTATCTGAAGGATATGCTGCGGAAACTCCGCAGGCTGCAGTTGAAGCAGCAGATCGTATTGGCGGTACTGAATGGGTTGTGAAATGTCAGGTTCACGCTGGTGGTCGCGGTAAAGCAGGCGGTGTTAAGCTTGTTAAGAACAAAGATGACATCAAGGCATTTGCACAAAAGTGGCTTGGTCAAAACTTAGTGACTTATCAGACAGATGAAGCTGGGCAACCAGTAAGCAAAATCTTGGTTGAAAGCTGTACAGATATTGCTCAAGAATTGTACCTAGGTGCAGTTGTTGATCGTGCTTCTCGTCGCGTTGTTTTCATGGCATCTACCGAAGGTGGTGTTGAAATTGAAACCGTTGCAGAAGAGACACCTGAAAAAATTCTTAAGGCTGAGATCGACCCGCTAGTCGGTGCTCAACCTTACCAAGCACGTGAAATCGCGTTCAAGCTTGGCCTTAAAGGCGTTCAAATCAAACAGTTCACGCAAATCTTCATGGGTTTGGCGAAATTGTTCGAAGAAAAAGACATTGCACTTATCGAAGTTAACCCGCTTGTTATTAAAGATGACGGTAACCTTCATTGTCTTGATGCTAAAGTCGCCATGGACAGCAACGCTGCCTACCGTCAGCCTAAGCTTCAAGAAATGCACGATCCTTCACAGGAAGATGCACGTGAAGCGCAAGCAGCTAAGTGGGAACTTAACTACGTAGCACTTGATGGCAACATCGGTTGTATGGTTAACGGTGCAGGCCTAGCGATGGGTACTATGGATATCGTTAATTTGCACGGTGGCTCACCCGCTAACTTCCTAGACGTAGGTGGCGGTGCAACTAAAGAGCGTGTTGCTGAAGCATTCAAAATTATCCTTTCTGACTCAAATGTTGCCGCTGTGTTGGTAAACATTTTTGGTGGTATCGTACGTTGTGACATGATCGCTGAAGGTATTATCGGTGCGGTTAAAGAAGTCGGTGTAACTATCCCTGTTGTTGTACGTTTAGAAGGTACCAACGCAGAGCTTGGCCGTGAAGTATTGGCTAACTCAGGTTTAGATATCATCGCTGCTTCTAGTTTAACGGATGCTGCAAAACAAGTTGTTAAAGCTGCCGGAGGTGCTGCATGA